CGGAATGCCCTGCCAGCGTATTGGTACATTTGTGCTTCCAAAAGCTGTTCGCCCACATTCACCAGCACTGGAGCGCTTCTTTGCTCAAGCGCCTCGGCAAAGGAGGCCAAGCCTGCAGCCCAGCGGCCCTCCACCTGTGTCGCTATAGCCAGGATCCGGCGTCGCGCTTGGCTCGGTTCAAACTCCAGCAGCAGAGCCAGCGCATTGAGCTCCGCTGTGAATTGTCCTCGTGCATGGAGATCATCGGCCAAGCTGAAAAGCTCGGCAATACCTGCCCCATCGCCGTCCAAATATTCACGCGCTGCAGCAATGAAGGCTCGTTCATGGGCTACCACGATGAACATACCGGTGTCCTCCGAGTACTGCCGAACCAGCTCCCGCGCAGTGTCGAGGCGTCCCGATTTAGCGGCCGCATACGCCGCCATTGCTGAGCAATAGCCCAAGAGCTGCTGTGGATCGCTGTGCGCCAGACCATCACAGCTCTCCAGCAGCGACGCCAACGCTGCAGTGGTGCGACCCTGGCGCAGCAGCATCATTCCGCGGGCAACACCAACACTGCCACCAAAGGAAATGGTGGCCTTACCGACGTCGACGGCGAGAGACTGCATTAGCTGCTCCGCCTCGTCCCACAGCCCCGCCGTCAACGAGGCAACCTGAGCCCGGGTGATGATCATTTCCGGCACGAAGTACACGTCATGATCCTCGGCCTGAACAATCGCGAAGGCCGACATGGCCCGTGCCATTCCGGCGACGGGTTGGCCCAAGGCGCTCAACCTCTCGGCATCCAGCGCCAAAGCCATGGACCGGTTGCACAAATGATCCGCATCATCAGTTCCGGTAGTTCTGCCGAGCACGTTTTGTATGTGCGGCTGCATCAGGTGGTACTCGCCAGACCTGGAATGAGCCATCAAATCAATGATGTTGGCCCGCTCCCCAGCCCGCAATAGGATGTCCTGAGCGTTCTGCGGATCGCCGCCCGCAAGTCTGTCAGCGTGTAAGCGCAAGGTGATGGCATCACCATGGATGGTGTCCGCAGCAAGCCCTAGCGCCGACTTTGTGGCAGCCCGCAACAGTCCACCAAACATGAGTTCTGAGACACTACCGGCACTCTCCGGAGCATTCTCCAACAGTGCCGCCGCTGCCGCGTACTCCCCCACGTTGAACCGAGCACGCGCCTTGATGGCGTGAGCCCTGCCGTAGTTTCGAGGACCAGTAACCTCGTCGGCGAGCCGCAAGGCCATCCCGGTTTCATAGAGCTTGCACGCAAAAATGGCAGCTTTCAACAGGTCTTCATCGGGGACCGGAAGACCACTTTCCAGCGTCCAAATGACCATCCGCAAGGCGGACTCGGGTGTGGTGGATTCCATCTTGAGCTCATTGATGAGCCGGCTGTGCAACATGCGGCTCTGGGCTCGTGGCACCAGTTCGCGAATAACTTCCCCGTAGACCGGGTTGATCAGCCTCAGCAATGCGGTTCCGTCAAGGGTTTCCTGGAGCAGATGGCGTTCAAAAAGTTCCGCCAACGCTTCTGTTCCCATCTGCTTGCTGACTATTTCAGCTGCAACAGGTTCGCTCAAAGCCACAAGGTTTAGGGTCCTCAGCGCCACCGCTG
The Arthrobacter alpinus genome window above contains:
- a CDS encoding helix-turn-helix transcriptional regulator, encoding MAVNSGNHRQHDPPTLATPFCRQEELEELTNQLHRSGCSAIFLSSEMGLGTTSLLRELAKATSSHAAVISLQGTPSLASIPFGILAPFLRRTSNAFVESHVDAIRKTLALLDEQETKLRAELGNDVELGKPLLIIDESGFIDRATAEVVVNLAQAEKIQVVIAHRAGNEPVSPLPQLWDAGVAERFHLWALTREDGHAFCAGLLGGTPTANTGWYFWHTAAGNPLLIKLLMDDALASGKLHLRNGLWVMDIASVPAGYQLQSVVREQLRGLSAVALRTLNLVALSEPVAAEIVSKQMGTEALAELFERHLLQETLDGTALLRLINPVYGEVIRELVPRAQSRMLHSRLINELKMESTTPESALRMVIWTLESGLPVPDEDLLKAAIFACKLYETGMALRLADEVTGPRNYGRAHAIKARARFNVGEYAAAAALLENAPESAGSVSELMFGGLLRAATKSALGLAADTIHGDAITLRLHADRLAGGDPQNAQDILLRAGERANIIDLMAHSRSGEYHLMQPHIQNVLGRTTGTDDADHLCNRSMALALDAERLSALGQPVAGMARAMSAFAIVQAEDHDVYFVPEMIITRAQVASLTAGLWDEAEQLMQSLAVDVGKATISFGGSVGVARGMMLLRQGRTTAALASLLESCDGLAHSDPQQLLGYCSAMAAYAAAKSGRLDTARELVRQYSEDTGMFIVVAHERAFIAAAREYLDGDGAGIAELFSLADDLHARGQFTAELNALALLLEFEPSQARRRILAIATQVEGRWAAGLASFAEALEQRSAPVLVNVGEQLLEAQMYQYAGRAFRLASSALAKDRHSLLSHRVRDGLERVDAAVGEVQESRPGVRGGHHRLQERLTARELEISLMAAQGLSDKSIAAALHVSVRTVEGHLYRAYAKLEITDRNDLVQVLSD